A genomic region of Tigriopus californicus strain San Diego chromosome 1, Tcal_SD_v2.1, whole genome shotgun sequence contains the following coding sequences:
- the LOC131882127 gene encoding uncharacterized protein LOC131882127, with protein sequence MPNKIAVPLPPTYVEGFHNLDQVLLTEYQGIGNTNLMVSNFGLGGSGLASMYGEVSQETANGIVEIALKGGVNYIDTAPWYGQGKSEMVLGEALKSIPRRAYYVSTKVGRYEMEVTKQFDFTRKKIRESVEKSMALLGLDYLDLVQIHDVEFCHSLDQIVQHSIPELIELKKEGKIKHIGITGYSIRVMKRIVEQVEPGTIDTILSYCHYNLFNQDLLDFKEFFTNNGIGIINASPVGMGLLSPEDPPKWHGAFKQLRTACSDAAKYCHAKGFNLSSLAVKWCLRQKEFPTTLSSVTSQKMMEENLKLAQNHLTPEESEMIADVQTKFFKPLVINNWENVDVNSYWTAMEKKGSCQPSDLK encoded by the exons ATGCCCAACAAGATTGCGGTTCCTTTACCACCCACCTACGTCGAGGGTTTTCACAACCTGGATCAGGTGCTGCTGACCGAATACCAAGGTATTGGCAATACCAATCTCATGGTGTCCAATTTTGGTCTTGGTGGAAGCGGCTTGG CCTCGATGTACGGGGAGGTGAGTCAGGAAACTGCCAATGGCATTGTGGAGATCGCTCTGAAAGGTGGTGTGAACTATATCGATACGGCCCCTTGGTACGGACAAGGAAAATCGGAGATGGTCTTGGGAGAGGCGTTGAAAAGCATCCCTCGGCGAGCTTATTATGTATCCACAAAG GTTGGACGCTATGAAATGGAGGTGACCAAACAATTTGACTTTACCAGGAAAAAGATCCGTGAGTCCGTGGAAAAAAGCATGGCTTTACTAGGTCTTGATTATTTGGACCTGGTTCAG ATTCATGACGTCGAATTTTGTCATTCCCTGGACCAAATTGTTCAGCATAGTATTCCTGAACTGATAGAGCTGAAGAAAGAGGGCAAAATCAAACACATTGGTATAACGGGTTATTCCATCCGAGTCATGAAGAGAATCGTTGAGCAAGTAGAACCAGGAACCATTGACACCATACTTAGTTATTGCCACTACAACTTGTTCAACCAAG ATTTATTGGACTTTAAGGAGTTCTTCACCAACAATGGAATCGGTATCATCAACGCATCTCCAGTTGGAATGGGCCTTTTAAGCCCAGAGGATCCACCCAAATGGCACGGGGCCTTCAAACAATTGAGGACAGCCTGCTCTGATGCTGCCAAATATTGCCATGCCAAGGGTTTCAATCTTA GCTCTTTGGCTGTGAAATGGTGCCTTCGCCAGAAAGAGTTTCCCACCACCCTCAGCAGTGTGACCAGCCAAAAGATGATGGAGGAAAATCTCAAGTTGGCCCAGAATCACCTCACTCCTGAAGAGAGTGAGATGATTGCCGatgttcaaaccaaattttTCAAGCCACTAGTGATCAACAATTGGGAAAATGTGGATGTGAATTCGTATTGGACTGCCATGGAAAAGAAAGGCTCCTGCCAACCTTCTGATTTAAAGTGA
- the LOC131877681 gene encoding uncharacterized protein LOC131877681 → MFLHSLIPRILGLLLLISPSWTADPTCFQPGFCANSFAIDEPSTADAIECLLACQANPECQWFSFFGQVRHCALLTECKEFKPDQANVISGAKDCEIPPQICGQAGKCEETAMIFSNVSVSVDACGNRCQLWDDCRFYSYETANDICQLFSACESFDDSAFITNARHCEIQDVPLLLLANGFPAYRKVSVLDLSQSLDEDQPDISPPDEYIIGVEGASGFVMQDRPTVCGGEGYGIVWERCFQLDPESQEWLEIAAMSVQRFQAPSVAFTPNSLGQEVAWILGGIGNESQYWTSTEILQDGTFSLGPDLPTPLHGACALTWDHNDVWVIGGSSDKDLALKGTLRFSWSEGQWTSGPDLNVGRFGHACLVRDGKVIVAGGLNADLEPIDSVEMLDNGVWTEVAKLPFPVSGASLFDLNGEVIFLGGVNSEGKFLDSVFHMKTDHWTKLIETFEYAREFFNVFFHRV, encoded by the exons ATGTTCCTTCATTCTTTAATTCCGAGAATCCTGGGCCTTCTGCTACTGATTTCACCGTCTTGGACCGCTGATCCAACGTGTTTCCAGCCAGGATTTTGCGCCAATAGCTTTGCCATTGACGAGCCCTCGACTGCCGATGCGATTGAATGTCTTTTGGCATGTCAAGCTAACCCTGAATGCCAATGGTTCTCGTTCTTCGGACAAGTTAGGCATTGCGCCTTACTCACAGAATGCAAGGAGTTCAAGCCTGACCAGGCCAATGTTATTTCTGGGGCCAAGGATTGCGAAATCCCACCCCAGATTTGTGGTCAAGCTGGGAAATGTGAGGAGACCGCTATGATATTCTCCAATGTCTCAGTCAGTGTTGACGCTTGTGGAAATCGATGCCAACTTTGGGACGACTGCAGATTCTACTCATATGAAACAGCCAATGATATTTGTCAATTATTCAGTGCTTGTGAGAGTTTTGATGATTCTGCTTTCATCACAAATGCGAGGCATTGCGAAATTCAGG ATGTCCCTTTGTTATTATTGGCTAATGGGTTTCCGGCGTACCGCAAGGTGTCTGTTTTGGACCTCTCCCAAAGCTTGGACGAAGACCAACCCGACATCTCCCCACCAGATGAATACATCATTGGCGTTGAAGGTGCCTCTGGATTTGTTATGCAAGATCGACCAACAGTGTGTGGTGGTGAAGGCTATGGCATTGTTTGGGAACGTTGTTTCCAACTGGATCCAGAAAGCCAAGAGTGGCTGGAAATCGCAGCCATGTCTGTTCAACGGTTTCAGGCGCCCTCAGTGGCATTCACGCCAAACAGCCTTGGCCAGGAAGTGGCTTGGATCCTGGGGGGCATTGGGAACGAATCTCAGTATTGGACCTCCACAGAAATCCTCCAAGATGGAACTTTCAGTCTTGGACCTGACCTACCAACCCCTCTTCATGGAGCATGTGCCTTGACTTGGGACCATAATGACGTGTGGGTAATTGGTGGCTCTTCTGACAAGGATCTGGCATTAAAAGGCACGCTTCGCTTTTCTTGGTCAGAGGGTCAATGGACCTCAGGCCCTGACTTGAATGTCGGTCGCTTCGGGCATGCATGTTTGGTCAGGGATGGCAAAGTGATTGTGGCTGGAGGGCTAAATGCGGACTTGGAACCCATTGACTCCGTTGAAATGCTTGATAATGGAGTTTGGACGGAGGTGGCCAAACTTCCTTTTCCGGTCTCGGGCGCCAGCTTGTTCGATTTGAACGGGGAGGTCATTTTCTTAGGAGGTGTTAACTCAGAAGGGAAGTTTCTGGATTCCGTTTTCCATATGAAAACCGATCACTGGACCAAACTTATCGAAACATTCGAATATGCCAGAGAATTCTTTAATGTGTTCTTTCATCGAGTTTGA
- the LOC131877700 gene encoding LOW QUALITY PROTEIN: uncharacterized protein LOC131877700 (The sequence of the model RefSeq protein was modified relative to this genomic sequence to represent the inferred CDS: substituted 1 base at 1 genomic stop codon), producing MSEGAAEIASDASDPKNNNEQRNLQRIIPEVKTLMSNSVQDEKLNLIDVNLRVFCMRLQELIAKIRPDDLALIDEIALFRDEQMTSKSSWMDSDPPGESPGHLQLKLDFEIERRVRIQSALDDAEKRSCAANRALERKSEDMEELDNAILKLNIKHEADMNEIRGENEGLTKSIREKEKQIRESEKKARYLTIKAQEFEDLFKAQLEVVKTLQTNLNMAYEENKALVKEMEMLNAMFTEMERSHVEDALRDYETSEVDLSDTNHKDEKGKEVGVHDLLQAVNNDTASSKIQESCFKEVVTKNGTKMVLSVSKTFMKLKDLILEKKTLEDQLEKMKKINHNLSTKVNTHEVKLFNITDELNKTWDYVSTLKWHHHKLHTSEQILRAELLEKRQLLAKLREELEFSRQNWILVKQKTADSEREWRALRDEFAARRQMFNVTSSESGFSDNNQTEEEESPDPPSPPKLSPSLEESQDICSGPVPNEGNEINVRSNDXTDQNDGPVDDTPVTVFIPSMEYLTNVPEGLIPPIFDHQEKQEPTEEYQEIYSNLIASSERSAELATRLAEVNRTLGDGDDEITVSTDDDLNDDEDDDDDDDDDVEPRTDADDEELVIESPDIISDVPDFGDEERDEDDSDTSDVDSDYSLEEPFPQGYVLSRMPSTISDCSSIVNASSEGVSSSQNNSPIVWDQEQAEEDASDGREIPEPPPPPTFSLVPPSASVTVNPVYANMDSQDDSSEDERDHEADLESSTNVTRLLIKHLPKQMAKLRHDKAELEDKIQDLEARISQQAQSMSEMERRSDIFRRDAEQANAIIAGNNADRIRGAACPTSRIIPLVSSQSDTEIRWICSEAISGCKVLVTRKLSWSDVREEIVVSSRDLTDLPLEISFRTQSKEIYFIKIIGPPGESLDSVKFNILFE from the exons ATGTCTGAAGGCGCTGCCGAGATTGCGTCGGATGCTTCTGATCCAAAGAATAACAATGAACAAAGAAACCTTCAAAGAATAATCCCAGAGGTCAAAACGTTAATGAGCAACTccgttcaagacgagaagctCAATCTGATTGACGTCAATCTCCGGGTGTTTTGCATGCGGTTACAAGAGCTCATTGCCAAGATCCGCCCCGATGATCTAGCTCTTATCGATGAGATTGCCCTATTCCGGGATGAACAAATGACCTCCAAGAGCTCATGGATGGATTCAGATCCTCCGGGAGAGTCACCGGGACATCTTCAACTCAAACTCGATTTCGAGATCGAACGTCGTGTGAGGATCCAATCCGCTTTGGATGATGCCGAGAAACGGAGTTGTGCAGCCAATCGAGCTTTGGAACGCAAGTCTGAGGATATGGAAGAACTCGACAATGCCATACTCAAGTTGAACATCAAGCATGAGGCAGATATGAACGAGATCAGGGGCGAGAACGAGGGCTTGACGAAATCCATCCGTGAGAAAGAGAAGCAGATCCGGGAGAGTGAGAAGAAAGCTCGTTACTTGACCATCAAGGCCCAGGAGTTTGAGGACTTGTTCAAGGCTCAATTGGAGGTGGTCAAGACCTTGCAGACCAACTTGAATATGGCTTACGAGGAGAACAAGGCCTTGGTAAAGGAGATGGAGATGCTCAACGCCATGTTCACCGAAATGGAACGCTCTCATGTTGAAGATGCTCTCCGGGATTATGAAACCTCTGAAGTGGATCTCTCGGATACAAACCATAAGGATGAGAAGGGCAAGGAAGTGGGGGTTCATGACTTGCTTCAAGCTGTCAATAACGACACAGCCTCGTCCAAAATCCAGGAGAGCTGCTTCAAGGAGGTGGTCACGAAAAATGGGACCAAAATGGTCCTGAGCGTTAGCAAGACCTTCATGAAGCTCAAGGATCTGATCCTCGAGAAGAAGACCTTAGAGGATCAACtagagaagatgaagaagatcaaTCACAACCTCTCTACCAAGGTCAACACTCACGAGGTAAAATTGTTCAACATCACCGATGAGCTGAACAAAACGTGGGATTATGTGTCCACTCTAAAATGGCATCATCACAAGCTCCACACTTCGGAACAAATCTTGAGAGCTGAGCTGCTCGAGAAACGTCAACTTCTGGCTAAACTAAGGGAAGAGTTGGAGTTCTCCAGACAGAATTGGATCCTCGTTAAACAAAAGACGGCCGACTCTGAGCGCGAATGGAGAGCTTTGAGGGACGAATTTGCTGCCCGGAGACAAATGTTTAACGTCACCTCGTCGGAAAGTGGATTTTCAGATAATAATcaaacagaagaagaagaatctcCGGACCCCCCGTCGCCACCAAAGCTCTCACCTTCTTTGGAAGAATCGCAAGATATCTGCTCAGGTCCAGTGCCCAACGAGGGAAACGAAATCAATGTCCGTTCCAACGATTAGACGGATCAAAATGATGGACCAGTAGATGATACTCCAGTCACAGTGTTTATTCCCTCAATGGAATACTTGACCAATGTGCCTGAAGGTCTCATTCCACCAATATTCGATCACCAAGAGAAACAGGAACCAACCGAAGAGTATCAAGAGATCTACAGTAATTTGATCGCTAGTAGTGAACGAAGTGCGGAACTGGCCACAAGATTGGCCGAGGTCAATCGAACTCTTGGCGATGGAGACGATGAGATCACGGTGAGTACGGACGATGACTTGAATGATgacgaagatgacgacgatgacgatgatgatgacgtgGAACCAAGGACCGATGCCGACGATGAAGAACTGGTTATCGAAAGCCCGGACATCATCAGCGACGTGCCAGATTTTGGCGACGAAGAACGGGACGAAGACGACTCCGATACCTCGGATGTCGATTCGGATTACTCTTTGGAGGAACCATTTCCACAAGGATATGTGCTGAGTCGAATGCCTTCAACCATCTCCGATTGTTCGTCCATTGTCAATGCTTCATCCGAGGGTGTATCCAGTAGTCAGAACAACTCCCCAATCGTTTGGGATCAAGAGCAAGCGGAGGAGGACGCCTCCGATGGGCGAGAAATCCCGGAGCCTCCTCCCCCGCCCACTTTCTCTTTGGTTCCACCCTCCGCTTCGGTCACAGTCAACCCGGTATACGCCAATATGGACAGTCAAGATGACTCCTCGGAAGACGAACGGGACCATGAGGCTGATCTTGAAAGCTCCACCAACGTCACACGCCTCCTCATCAAGCACCTCCCTAAGCAAATGGCCAAGCTCCGCCATGACAAGGCCGAACTCGAGGACAAAATCCAAGACCTAGAGGCCCGAATCTCCCAACAAGCTCAATCCATGTCCGAAATGGAACGGAGATCGGATATTTTCCGCAGAGATGCCGAACAGGCCAATGCCATTATTGCTGGGAATAACGCT GATCGAATTCGAGGAGCAGCTTGCCCAACCTCCCGCATTATTCCGTTGGTTTCCTCACAGTCAGATACAGAAATTCGATGGATATGCTCAGAGGCCATATCC GGCTGCAAAGTATTGGTAACAAGGAAATTATCTTGGAGCGACGTCCGTGAAGAGATTGTGGTTTCGAGTCGAGACCTTACTGATCTACCGTTGGAAATAAGCTTTAGAACCCAATCCAAGGAAATTTATTTTATTAAAATCATCGGACCTCCCGGCGAGAG TTTGGATTCGGTCAAGTTTAACATCCTGTTTGAATAG
- the LOC131877691 gene encoding uncharacterized protein LOC131877691 has protein sequence MDNPKGYTLSPAVSVPPTYDTAFHGPEVLKNMPYYQLGETDMIVSKLSLGGTALGSGSCDQEMVDNILWTAVKAGVNYFDTSPWYGSRASEKVMGKALKKLPRNTYYIATKVGRYLPEVQLQFDFTRQRVRDSVLESMAHLQVDYLDLVQVHDVEFCRSMGQIVQHTLPALNELKAEGKIRYIGITGYNLGTLKRIVELSCDGTVDTVLSYCRFSLFNTDLMSYSAFFESRRIGVINASPVGMGLITPHAVPTWHPATKSMKVTCSKAAIYCEKMGINLAALGVKWCLHQPNFPTTLNSSTSVEMLEQNLSMLKDQWTECDELLVEDLKRRYFNTMIVDQWENLEPAKYWSKMEKALAFQPTDIPTKEEYD, from the exons ATGGACAATCCTAAAGGATACACTTTGAGCCCAGCCGTGTCTGTTCCACCAACTTATGATACCGCGTTCCATGGACCGGAAGTGCTTAAAAACATGCCTTACTATCAATTGGGCGAGACCGATATGATTGTCTCAAAGCTAAGTCTAGGAGGCACAGCCTTGG GTTCAGGTTCATGCGACCAAGAAATGGTTGATAATATTCTATGGACAGCGGTAAAAGCGGGTGTGAATTATTTCGATACCTCGCCGTGGTATGGATCGAGAGCTTCGGAAAAGGTTATGGGAAAAGCCTTGAAGAAACTACCAAGGAACACGTACTATATTGCCACTAAA GTGGGACGATATCTACCGGAGGTTCAACTCCAATTCGACTTCACGAGGCAAAGAGTGAGAGATTCGGTCTTGGAAAGTATGGCCCATCTGCAAGTGGATTATCTCGATCTGGTTCAA GTTCATGACGTGGAATTCTGCCGTTCCATGGGGCAAATCGTTCAACACACTCTGCCTGCGTTGAATGAGCTGAAAGCCGAAGGTAAAATCCGGTATATAGGTATTACGGGGTATAATCTGGGGACTTTGAAGAGGATCGTGGAATTGAGTTGCGATGGGACCGTCGACACCGTTCTGAGTTATTGCcgcttttcactttttaataCGG ATCTAATGTCCTATTCCGCTTTCTTTGAAAGTCGAAGGATTGGCGTCATCAACGCCTCGCCGGTTGGAATGGGTCTCATAACTCCTCACGCTGTTCCAACTTGGCATCCCGCTACCAAATCTATGAAGGTCACATGTTCCAAAGCAGCCATTTATTGCGAGAAAATGGGCATCAATCTTG CTGCCCTGGGAGTGAAATGGTGTCtccatcaacccaattttccaacCACTCTCAATAGTTCCACATCAGTGGAGATGTTGGAACAGAATCTGTCAATGCTGAAGGATCAGTGGACAGAATGTGATGAGTTATTGGTGGAGGACCTCAAACGGAGATACTTCAATACCATGATTGTCGATCAATGGGAGAACTTGGAGCCTGCCAAGTATTGGAGCAAGATGGAGAAAGCTTTGGCCTTTCAACCCACAGACATCCCAACTAAGGAAGAATATGACTAG